The DNA region CCGTTAGCAACTTATTTAGAGAATTATTAACGCGTAAACAACCCAATATATGATTAGgctatatatatttagtagtgatatgttttctaattttctaaaaaatattttgaacgTTGCAGCCTCAAGAAGAGATCGTTTTACCAAGTGAACAAACATGGCCGCTTCTTCTCCGTTACCCAATATCCACCTTTGGTATGTGCCTTGGAGTGAGCAGCCAAGCTATTATGTGGAAAACCCTAGCCACAGCCGAGCCAACCAAGTTCCTCCACATACCACTATGGATCAACGAGGCTCTATGGTTCATCTCAGTCGCTTTAATCCTCACCATCGCCACCATATACCTCCTCAAAATCATCCTCTACTTCGAAGCCGTACGCCGAGAATACTACCATCCCATCAGAATCAACTTCTTCTTCGCTCCTTTCATTTCTCTACTCTTCTTAGCACTCGGTGTCCCACCTTCCATAGCTACAGATCTGCCACAGTTCCTTTGGTACCTCCTCATGTTTCCTTTCATCTGTCTCGAGCTCAAGATCTACGGTCAATGGATGTCGGGTGGCCAACGCAGGCTCTCCCGAGTCGCTAACCCGACAAACCATCTCTCGATCGTTGGAAACTTTGTGGGGGCGTTGCTCGGTGCAAGCATGGGGCTTAAGGAAGGACCGATATTTTTCTACGCAGTTGGGATGGCTCATTACTTGGTCCTGTTTGTTACACTCTACCAAAGACTACCGACTAATGAGACATTACCTAAAGATCTTCACcctgtcttctttctctttgtcGCGGCTCCAAGTGTTGCTTCCATGGCTTGGGCTAAGATCACTGACTCCTTTGACTATGGTTCCAAAGTTTGTTATTTCATCGCTATGTTCCTCTACTTCTCATTGGTACGTAGACTCAacgttttctattttttttgtcactaaAACGTGTTACTAATACAAATCTTCTCTTTGTTTTGCATGAATCTTATAGGCTGTTCGGATTAATTTCTTTCGTGGAATCaagtaagttttttaaaaaaactttttattttgtggaAGTAAGTTTTAATTATCTCtgaccattttttttttctttatacagATTTTCACTGTCTTGGTGGGCGTATACATTTCCAATGACCGGTGCTGCAATTGCGACCATCAGGTACGCAACGGTAGTAAAGAGCACCATGACTCAAGTCATGTGTGTGATCCTCTGCGCCATTGCGACACTAGTCGTTTTCGCACTGCTCATAACCACCATCATCCATGCCTTTGTCACCTGCGAACTTTTCCCCAATGACTACGCCATAGCCATCAGCAACCGGCCGAGACCCAAACAGAGTAGCCACCACCGCTGGCTGGACCAACTGAGAAACGTGAGCTCAGAGAACATCGAGAATTACTTGAAGTTCACGGACTCAGACAGCAGTCATAGTAATGATCTAGAAGCTGGCAATAATGGCAAAGCTCAAGAGAGCGATTCCGCATAAATCAATACACGCCATTGAAGAATTTTACAACCCCATGGAATAATCGAGTCGTAGTAtctaaaattttggttttgatatgtTGTCAGTGTCTCTGACACAAGTGAGGAACCGAGTAGCCTAAGTGTTTGGTTGCTATGGTTCTAATGAGCATGTGTAAAACTAGTAGTAAAACAAATGGTAACGATAGTGGTTATCAGAGTATAGTAGTATGCAAACTCTTTTTGttccaataaataaaaaaagttttgagGGTTTATCATTGTATTAACAGTTCTCTTCCATCTAAActttaacaaataaaacaatggAGAAGCAGAGTAAGACAAGATGTTCAACCAAAGGAACAGGATCCTTGGCAAATCAACAGAGTCATCACTATATCATTACATAATTTTCTGCAAGAAAGATGTGAACAATACAGAAGAAGTGGAGTCATGTTGGCTCTAGTCAGATTAGCTAAGCCAACTAAAGAGCTTCAGTTTCTCACTAGCGTTTTTCAAGAACTTAATGGATACATGAATATCTTGATACCAAAGGGGGATTAAGATCAAAGTTAAcacccaaacaaaaaaaaatcattaaataacCCAAACATCTCAAAAGGTAGGAGCCTAATGGGTGGTACTATAATTAGGAAAAGCTGGAAAATTAGATTAGTTAGACCCTTTGAAGTTGGTTCAACTGAAACCTTTTGTATCCGAATAGGTTCTTCTTACTCACATATTAAGTGTGCTTTTTTAGAAAAGGGAACCATGTTTCTTAACTGGTGAAGATTAGCAAAGACCTTTAACCCAACACAACAAGGCGACTGGTGTCGTCACGCGCCTCTCATTGAGAGTGGTTCTTCTTAAAATGTAGTTTTTGATTagtaaaactaattttttcaattttttatatatatgataatataGTCACGTTCTAATAGCTAGAAACTTTATTTACTAGTTTTGAAGactttaaaatttctaaatttattgGTCTAGGAGTAaccatactattttattttttcttgacaTCATGTTGTTTTAGGTATTTTCAAGGGAACTGCATGCCGTTTTGTACTATTTTAACATCATAActttttgttcattttaatGGGAACCGCATGAAGTTTGTCTCGCACACACAAACAGAAATCAACAACCTCAAGAAACATAAGGCATAGGAACGAATCTAAAGTTAAGTTCTCAAAGAAAAGAGACAAAACCTAGTTGTTCCTATACAAAAGATTTGGATTGCAAACATACCAGAATCCACCCATTTCAACTCAGCAACATTCAGCCaccaaagaaagagaagaaccCACGTTTCTTATGCTCTTCCTCCACCACAACAACCTTCATACTATCCTGCTCCACAAGCCTCCAAGCCGCCTGCTCAAACGCCAACCCTGCAAGCATCGGAGGCTTGTTCAGACACCAGCGGAAACCCGCGGTTCGTGCTTCTGACGACCTCAGAGTCTTCAGGAATCACACCGAGCAACGACAAATCTAACATCTCCTGAACATCCAACACAGACATCATATCATATCTTCTCCTCTGATCATATCAGTCTTAACTCTATTCACAACCATCTTAATATCCCTAATCCCATCGCACTCTAACAAACCAGTAACCGTATCAGCGTCCCTAAGCGCCGTTATTTCCGGAGTCGTCACAACTCACAAGAGCCGCCTCGTTCGCTGTGGCTTTCgagggtttagtgttttatcGGGGTTTTCAGATTCCGGTTTATAGTTTCTTCACGGTCTAACCGGTTTAAGATTCTCCAACCCaataagaaacaaacaaacacacacaatgTGTGAGATACGCA from Raphanus sativus cultivar WK10039 unplaced genomic scaffold, ASM80110v3 Scaffold0116, whole genome shotgun sequence includes:
- the LOC130494256 gene encoding S-type anion channel SLAH3-like; translated protein: MEESSSCVQIQVEEELPTLLRRATTEEMLGFDNYKESNLPLPHFVSRFHHSHASTTNLSGQEASREAMEETTPWMMPKHQRKPSLSMPTSPNVLMISDPTSSSSDSNNNIGGSTTGKSVKFISQPMAKVSSLYLETGNDDDDRYHHGHHHHHHQSGRLQNQNPAMHKLKDHRYNSFKTWSGKLERQFTRKPASIEPETPNRAKENLNTHEAMPVDRYYDALEGPELETLRPQEEIVLPSEQTWPLLLRYPISTFGMCLGVSSQAIMWKTLATAEPTKFLHIPLWINEALWFISVALILTIATIYLLKIILYFEAVRREYYHPIRINFFFAPFISLLFLALGVPPSIATDLPQFLWYLLMFPFICLELKIYGQWMSGGQRRLSRVANPTNHLSIVGNFVGALLGASMGLKEGPIFFYAVGMAHYLVLFVTLYQRLPTNETLPKDLHPVFFLFVAAPSVASMAWAKITDSFDYGSKVCYFIAMFLYFSLAVRINFFRGIKFSLSWWAYTFPMTGAAIATIRYATVVKSTMTQVMCVILCAIATLVVFALLITTIIHAFVTCELFPNDYAIAISNRPRPKQSSHHRWLDQLRNVSSENIENYLKFTDSDSSHSNDLEAGNNGKAQESDSA